One genomic region from Magallana gigas chromosome 3, xbMagGiga1.1, whole genome shotgun sequence encodes:
- the LOC117692749 gene encoding uncharacterized protein encodes MIGMNTGKMVSYSYRCKTCRFCDRANDGPAKQHDCRKSLDKSSKAMESDMAIESNAFDKNLEKHCDFNHTKTNFTNRLFELRKEKKYSALGPKAIKPITKCFTYAVKGNTERESLKNNLRAIPFHVTGDHSKCGDLCG; translated from the exons ATGATAGGTATGAATACGGGGAAAATGGTATCCTATTCTTACAGATGCAAGACCTGTAGGTTTTGCGACAGGGCTAATGATGGTCCTGCAAAACAACACGATTGTCGCAAAAGTTTGGACAAGTCTTCTAAAGCAATGGAATCTGATATGGCAATAGAG aGCAATGCTTTTGATAAAAATCTTGAGAAGCATTGTGATTTCAACCACACCAAAACAAACTTCACTAACAGACTGTTTGAATTAAGGAAGGAGAAGAAGTACTCTGCTTTAGGCCCAAAGGCAATCAAACCTATCACAAAATGTTTTACCTATGCTGTCAAAGGTAATACAGAGAGGgaatcattgaaaaataatttgagaGCAATACCATTTCATGTAACAGGAGACCACTCAAAATGTGGAGACTTGTGCGGTTAA